A genomic segment from Vicinamibacterales bacterium encodes:
- a CDS encoding DegT/DnrJ/EryC1/StrS family aminotransferase, with translation MKPIQLFVPTFRVDECLAEVRECLERGWTGLGYKTNEFETAWKAYTALPHAHFLNSATSGLHLAVRLLKERYRWQEGDEVISTPLTFVSSNHAILYERLKPVFADVDEYLCLDPESIAARITPRTRAVIFVGLGGNSGRLADVVRLCRDRGLKLILDAAHMSGTRLGGRHVGGEGDVSVFSFHAVKNLPTADGGMICFPDADSDAAVRHWTWLGIDKDTFARTNSDSTYKWYYDVEHVGFKYHGNSIMAGIGMVSLKYLEADNTYRRQLAAWYDEGLEGADGIERVAVAPGCESARHLYQVLVDRRDDVMVALNAAQIYPGVHYRDNTMYGMYADQPPCPRARRASDRVISLPMHMQLDRSDVDRVCETLRAVAAAR, from the coding sequence ATGAAACCCATTCAACTGTTCGTGCCGACCTTCCGGGTGGACGAGTGCCTGGCCGAGGTCCGCGAGTGTCTCGAGCGGGGCTGGACCGGTCTTGGCTACAAGACCAACGAGTTCGAGACCGCGTGGAAGGCCTATACGGCGCTGCCGCATGCGCACTTTCTCAACTCGGCCACCTCGGGCCTGCACCTCGCGGTGCGGTTGCTCAAGGAGCGGTACCGGTGGCAGGAAGGCGACGAGGTCATCAGCACGCCGCTGACCTTTGTCTCCAGCAACCACGCCATCCTCTACGAGCGCCTGAAGCCGGTGTTCGCGGATGTGGACGAGTACCTCTGTCTCGATCCGGAATCCATCGCCGCACGGATCACGCCGCGGACGCGCGCGGTGATCTTCGTCGGCCTGGGCGGCAATAGCGGACGGCTCGCCGACGTGGTGCGGCTCTGCCGCGATCGCGGTCTCAAGCTGATCCTCGACGCCGCCCACATGTCGGGCACCCGGCTCGGCGGCCGCCACGTCGGCGGTGAGGGCGACGTCAGCGTGTTCAGCTTCCACGCCGTCAAGAACCTGCCGACGGCGGATGGCGGGATGATCTGCTTCCCGGATGCCGACTCCGACGCCGCCGTCCGGCATTGGACGTGGCTGGGGATCGACAAGGACACGTTCGCGCGCACCAACAGCGACAGCACCTACAAGTGGTACTACGACGTCGAGCACGTCGGCTTCAAGTACCACGGTAACTCGATCATGGCCGGCATTGGCATGGTCTCGCTGAAGTACCTCGAAGCCGACAACACCTATCGCCGCCAGCTGGCGGCGTGGTACGACGAAGGGCTTGAGGGAGCGGACGGCATCGAACGCGTGGCGGTGGCGCCTGGCTGCGAATCGGCCCGCCATCTCTACCAGGTCCTCGTCGATCGCCGGGACGACGTGATGGTGGCGCTCAACGCGGCTCAGATCTATCCGGGCGTGCATTACCGCGACAACACGATGTACGGCATGTATGCCGACCAGCCGCCGTGCCCGCGAGCGCGGCGGGCGAGCGATCGGGTGATTTCGCTGCCGATGCACATGCAGCTCGATCGGTCCGACGTCGATCGCGTGTGCGAGACGTTGCGGGCTGTGGCCGCCGCACGATAG
- a CDS encoding ABC transporter ATP-binding protein, protein MAQITLEHVDLEFHVGAERHTTLQSAVKRGLRRHHVESRTVKALQDVTLSIRSGERVGLIGHNGAGKSTLLKVMAGIYPPQRGKVAIDGHVCPLFEFITGFEMEATGWENIRTRALLLGMAPKEIERKIESIGAFSNLGEFLDIPLRHYSSGMCVRLAFATSTAVDPQILLLDEVMAAGDAAFQETARLRMNELMERASIVVFATHSLDMLPRFCERTLLLRKGRIVADGPTAEVVDLYNHGTVTAPGAEATTES, encoded by the coding sequence TTGGCACAAATCACCCTCGAGCACGTTGACCTCGAGTTCCACGTCGGCGCCGAGCGCCACACGACGCTGCAATCCGCGGTGAAGCGCGGCCTGCGGCGTCACCACGTCGAGTCGCGCACCGTCAAGGCGCTGCAGGACGTCACGCTGTCGATTCGGTCGGGCGAGCGGGTTGGGTTGATTGGCCACAATGGCGCCGGCAAGAGCACACTGTTGAAGGTGATGGCCGGCATTTATCCCCCCCAGCGCGGTAAAGTGGCGATCGACGGGCACGTCTGTCCGTTGTTCGAGTTCATCACCGGCTTCGAGATGGAAGCGACCGGGTGGGAGAACATCCGCACCAGGGCGCTGCTGCTCGGGATGGCGCCGAAGGAGATCGAGCGTAAGATCGAGAGCATCGGCGCGTTCTCCAATCTCGGCGAGTTTCTCGACATCCCGCTGCGGCACTACTCGTCGGGCATGTGCGTGCGGCTGGCGTTTGCCACCTCCACCGCGGTCGATCCGCAGATCCTGTTACTCGATGAAGTGATGGCGGCCGGCGATGCCGCCTTCCAGGAGACCGCGCGCCTGCGCATGAACGAACTGATGGAGCGGGCCAGCATTGTCGTCTTCGCCACGCACAGCCTGGACATGCTGCCGCGCTTCTGTGAGCGGACGCTGCTGTTGCGCAAGGGGCGGATTGTTGCCGACGGCCCGACCGCCGAAGTGGTCGATCTCTACAACCATGGAACCGTGACCGCGCCGGGCGCCGAGGCCACCACCGAATCATGA
- a CDS encoding ABC transporter permease: MKAETARTIRDVVKALGLWHIWVRLGLQDVRLKFRRSAVGVGWIFVNLAVLVSSIGFIYANLLGQDTREFIPYLTIGMILWAYLTSSIVEGGNAFVHSEGYIRQISLPIYVYVLRYFVSISATALISMVAYVAVALLYSVPLGAGTFYAVPGMLMVMTASLLFITIFAHLNARYRDIAHLASVGMQVLFYVTPVIFPARLLRQRTDLAYVVDLNPMYHLIEVVRRPLLANGPAELQSYVATALVLVLLTAAAAIVIALNQRRIVYAL, translated from the coding sequence CGGCTGGGCCTGCAGGACGTGCGGTTGAAGTTCCGGCGATCGGCGGTTGGTGTCGGCTGGATCTTCGTGAATCTCGCCGTCCTGGTCTCGTCGATCGGCTTCATCTACGCCAACCTGCTGGGCCAGGACACGCGTGAGTTCATTCCGTACCTCACGATCGGCATGATCCTCTGGGCCTACCTGACCAGCTCGATCGTCGAGGGCGGGAACGCGTTCGTGCATTCCGAGGGCTACATCCGGCAGATCAGCCTGCCGATCTACGTCTATGTGCTGCGCTACTTCGTCAGCATCAGCGCCACGGCCCTGATCTCCATGGTCGCCTATGTCGCGGTGGCGCTGCTCTACAGCGTTCCGCTCGGCGCCGGGACGTTTTACGCGGTCCCGGGGATGCTGATGGTGATGACCGCGTCGCTGCTGTTCATCACCATCTTCGCGCATCTGAACGCCCGCTACCGCGACATTGCCCACCTGGCGTCGGTGGGGATGCAGGTGCTGTTCTACGTGACACCGGTGATCTTCCCGGCCCGGTTGTTGCGCCAGCGCACGGACCTTGCCTACGTCGTCGACCTCAACCCCATGTACCACCTGATCGAGGTGGTCCGGCGGCCGCTCCTGGCCAACGGGCCAGCCGAGCTCCAAAGCTACGTCGCCACCGCGCTGGTGCTGGTGCTGCTGACCGCGGCCGCCGCCATCGTCATTGCCTTGAACCAGCGTCGCATCGTTTACGCCCTGTAG